In Luxibacter massiliensis, the genomic stretch CATTTTCTGGATGACACGGTAATACCCGTTATCGGGCCGCTGAACAGCGTCACTTGGTTCGGTGTTATCAGTCTTATCGGCAACGGCTTAGGTATTCTGGCTTCTCAGTTGCTCATCGCCCGCATGGAGAAAAAAGGGACTGTCAGCCGAACCAGTGTGGTCATGTCCACCAGCGCCGGGTATATCCTGTGCCTGGTTCTCTTCGCGGTGGGGCGGAGCTTTTGGTTCATGTTGTTGGTGTTCCTGCTGGCGGGGCTTATGCGCACCATCAAGGAGCCTGTGCTGGCCGCCTGGATGAACGACCATGTGGATGAGAAAATGCGCGCCACAGTCTTTTCCACCAGCGGACAGCTGGACTCTTTCGGGCAGATCATCGGCGGGCCTATTGTGGGGCTGGTAGCCCAGCAGGTGTCCATACCCTGGGGGCTGGTCTGTACCGCTTTCCTGCTGTTGCCCGCGCTGTTCTTAGTGCCGGTGGCGGGAAAGAAGCGGGATTGATATGGCATAGTTAAGTTTACTGACGAGCGGGAGATTACTTCCGCTCGTCTTCATTTAGTAGCGCAAAATTTGAGGACTCTTTATTTCCTTATTCGGTATAGCGGAGGCGGCTGTCAATTCGACATAATTTTCTTGTGATACTTTACCGTACATGAGCATTCGCGCCGGGGTTATCGTTGCCGTACCCCTCCATGAGGTTAATGCCGCCCCAAATGCCAAGTCCTGCGCCAAGCGCGATTACCAAAGTCTGCAATACGTCAACTGCGCTGTTGAAAAAATCCATATAAACCTCGCTTTCTGCCGCTAAAACGGCTCAAAAAATGTTGTTGGAAATAAAAATGCCGCCGTTTTTATTCGGCGGCTGCGTCCTCGTCGGACAAATCTATTTCGTATATGTCAAAGGGTTCGTCGGGCTTTACGATTGCCGGACGGGTGGACATATACCGTTCAACGTCAAAAGCGTTTTTCTTGTCGAAGTCGGAAAGGTATTTGTAGTTCGGGTGCTGCGTTATATCGTACTTATCGCTGAAAAAGGGGCGCACGCCGCGCAACTGCAAAATACATTTTCCTCCGTCCATAACTGCGATTTCGTCCTGTGTCATCAACTCTTTGCCACAATGTCAAGTGACGAATTAAAAAAGGTAGCCACTATCAAAGAATTTCTCTTTGTGGCTACCATTCTGATAACTTTTCAGCCTGTCTCGTACTGCTTAACTTGTATTATTCGAGAGTACGAATTATAATATGGCAGTACGGAGGTGCAGTATGGATTACATGACTTTGAAAGAAGCAAGCAAAATTTGGGGAGTAACACCTCGTTGGATAAATTACTACTGTTCCGCAGGGCGCATTCCAGGTGCAGAAAAAATGGGGACGATCTGGCTTATCCCTAAGAATGCAACAAAACCATTAGACGGACGGAGAAAATCTGCCAGGCAATCAGGAGGAGAACATCATGATTGAAGTTTATTATGCAGAAGATGATGAAATGATTGGCAAATCTGTAAAAGAATATTTGGAACAGCAGAATTGCAAAGTGAGTGTTTTTGATAGGATTGCCGATGCCAAGAAAGCGTTGATCGGTCATTTGCCTACAATCGTCTTGCTGGACTGGAATATGCCGGACGGACAAGGCAATGAATTGTGCCTTTGGATTCGGGAAAGATGGAAAACCCTGCCTATTATCTATTTGACAGTTCGCGGTGATTCCCATGACATTGTTACTGGCTTCCAAAATGGGGCGGATGATTATGTGGTAAAACCCTTTGACCTTGTTGTTCTGTATTCTCGTATTCTGGCGCTGTTACGGAGAACCGAGGGCGTAACCCACACAAAACTATTCTGCGATGACTTGATTTTGGATAAGGAGAAAACGGCTGTCTATAATGGGCAGAAAGAAATCGTTGTAAGCCAGCCGGAGTACCGAATTCTCCTGATTCTGATGGAAAACAAGGGAAAAACGATCACCAGAAACCAGTTATTAGAGCAAGTTTGGGATCGCAGCGGGAACTATGTAAATGATAATACGCTGACGGTCACAATGAAAAGGCTACGGGAAAAGCTGAATCATCCAGCCTGCTTAAAAACGATCCGAAGTTTTGGCTACCGTATGGAGGACACACAATGAGCGAAAAATGGAAACAAAAAACACTTCTGATTTTTCCGTTTGCTGTTCTTGCGGCAGGCATGATACTTACCGCCGCTTTCTTCCTGCACACGTACCGGCAGATTGCATTTGAACACACTTCGGCATTATGCGAAACCATATTGGAAAATTCTCCTGAAGCCGAGCCGCAGCTATTAGCGGCTCTGAAAGACTATTATTCATTGACCGAACAAGAACTCAGAGACAACGATTATCTGGAGAAATACGGATACCGGGCCGATGATTTTTGCTATGATTTCCCGCTGGATACAGTGCTTTTTTCGATTATATTTTTCCTTGTGACCGCTTGTGCTTTTGGGGCCGGAATCTTTCTGTCCCGCAGAAAAAATCGAAAGAGGATTGATGATTTGACCGAGTATTTGGAGCAGATCAATATCGGTGCTGGCGGGACATTGATACAAACGAAGGAAGATGAATATTCCCATTTGCAGGACGAGATATACAAAACTGTCACGATGCTTTATCAAACAAGAGAAACGGCAGTTGCCGCAAAGAAAAATTTTGCAGAGAACCTGGCTAATATCGCACACCAACTGAAAACGCCGATCACAGCGGCCTTTTTGTCGTTGCAGCTTATGGAAAAAGAGATTCCGGGGGCTCACACAGAACAGGTCAAACAGCAGTTGAAGCGATTAAATCGTCTGGAAGAATCCTTGCTTATGCTTTCCAAAATTGATGCTGGAACGCTGCCGCTAAAGCGGGAAAAGGTCGATCTTTATACGGTATTAAATCTGGCAGCAGATAATCTGAACGATCTATTGCGGAAAAATTGTATTACTGTTGACATTCCAGAAAATGGCTGTATTGAATTTTGGGGAGATTTAGAGTGGACAATGGAAGCACTCATCAATCTCATAAAGAATTGTATGGAACATTCCAAACCGGACGGCGTAGTCCATTGTGACTACTCAGGCAATCCTCTCTATGTAGAAATTCGGGTATGGGATGACGGGGCGGGCTTTGACACAGAGGACTTACCGTATCTTTTTGATCGTTTTTACCGGGGCCGGTGTGCGGTTGGAGATGGAATTGGAATTGGCCTGGCTCTTACCCGTTCCATTTTTGAATTGCAGAACGGAACCATAACCGCCTGTAATTTGCAAAATGGCGGTGCTTGTTTTGAAATAAGGATATACAGTCACTGAGATGTCACTTTACTTTGTTATACTGTACGTAAAACCATTCAGTAGAGAGGAGAAAGTGACATGGAAATACTAAAATGTGAAAATGTCCGAAAGGTATATGGCTCTGGAAACAATCAAGTTGTGGCATTGGATCACATTGACCTGTCCGTACAAAAAGGGGAATTTGTAGCAATCGTAGGGGCATCCGGTTCAGGAAAATCCACCTTGTTGCACATTTTGGGAAGTGTGGATAAGCCAACAGAAGGGAAAGTCCTTATCGAGGGAACAGAATTATCTGCCATGAACCGAACACAGGCAGCCATTTTCCGGCGTAGAAAGGTCGGGCTGGTTTATCAGTTTTATAATCTTATCCCCACCCTTACCGTCCGAAAAAATATTCTCATGCCGCTCCTGTTAGACAAGCGCAAACCCAATAAAGAATACTTTGAGCAGATTGTACATTCGCTGGGAATCGAAGATAAACTGGAAGCACTGCCCAGCCAACTATCCGGCGGGCAGCAGCAGCGTGTTGCCATCGCTCGTTCTTTGATTTATCGTCCGGCGCTCTTGCTTGCTGATGAACCGACCGGCAACCTGGATCGGAAAAACGGAGATGAAATCATTGACTTGCTGAAATTATCTAACCGTAACCTAGAACAGACGATTCTTTTGATTACCCATGATGAAAAGATTGCACTGGAGGCGGATCGTATTATCACCATAGAGGATGGGAAGATCATCAGCGATCAGAAACGGAGGTAAGGATATGTGGAAAGACTATTCGATAGGATTCATCAAAAAGAATCGGGCTTCCAGCGTATCCGTTCTGGTGGCGGCGTTTATTTCTGCTCTGTTTCTCTCTTTATTGTGCGGTTTGTTTTATAATTTCTGGAACTATGAAATAGAATCCGTTGTTTTAGAAGAAGGAAACTGGCAGGGACGCATCAGCGGGGCGCTCGAAGAAGATGAATTGTCCGAAATTGAAAATTTCGCCAATGTAAAAACGGTGGCAATCAATGAGGATTTATCAGACGAACAAACTCTTGTAGTCGATATTTGCTTTGATGACATGAGGGCTGTGTATCAGGATATGCCTCTTATCGCCCAGCAGTTAGGCGTTCCTGAAACTTCCGTATCGTATCATGAATCGCTGTTGTCAAGTTATTTTATCAACGATCCACAGAACAGCAATCCGCCCTTATTGATGGCTTTTTATCTCTTTGTACTCCTACTTGTATCGGTGTCTTTGATTTTAATCATTCATAACTCGTTTGCTGTTTCGATGAATGCCCGTGTACATCAGTTTGGCATCTTTTCCAGCATTGGGGCGACACCGGGGCAAATTCGTACCTGTCTTTTACAGGAAGCGGCGATGCTTTGTGTACTTCCTATATTGCTCGGAAGTTTTGTCGGAATCGCTTTGACTTTCGGGGCCATCCAAGCAGTCAATATCCTCGCCGATGGTATTGTCGGCAGGCATGAAGCTGCCTTTACCTATCATCCGCTCGTGTTTGCAGTCACGATTCTGACCTCGTTTTTGACGGTGCTGATTTCTGCCTGGCTGCCAGCCAGAAAATTGAGCAAGATAACCCCACTGGAAGCCATAAAAAACACTGGGGAATTGCAGCTAAAACGGAGAAAAAAATCCCGTATTCTTGCGCTTTTATTTGGAACCGAAGGGGAACTTGCCGGGAATGCGCTGAAAGCACAGAAGAAATCTCTGAGAACCGCTACGCTGTCATTAACCCTTTCTTTTCTGGGCTTTGCTCTCATGCTGAGTTTTTTTACTCTCTCTGGAATCAGTACAAACCATACCTATTTTGAACGCTACCAGGATGCCTGGGATGTGATGGCAACGCTTGAGGACACAAAGATCGAGGACTTTTCTCATACGGAAGAAATCCATGCTTTAACTGATACAGACAGTGTGATTTATCAAAAGGCAACCGCCGTTTGTTCTGTTCCAACGGACGCTGTCAGCGAAGAAGTAAAAAGTCTGGGAGGCCTTGAAACAATCGCCGGAAGTAATGTCAGTATGGTGGATGGGATTTATACCATTCAGGCTCCTATTGTAATCATGGATGATAACAGCTTTGCCATGTACTGTGAGCAGATTGGCGTTTCTTCAGCGGAAAACGGGAGCATTGTTTTGAATCGTATTTGGGACAACATAAACAGCAATTTCAGATACAAGGAATACGTTCCGTTTTTATCCGAGAACCAGGATACGATGACTTTGCAAAACCTGGAAGATGCGGCTGCGTCTGTGGAGATCCCGGTTTTGGGCTTTACACAGGAACCACCGGTTTTGAGAGAAGAATATGATAGCTATGCTTTAGTCCAATTTGTGTCCCTTTCCACCTGGAAACAAATCGGAGGGACGATTGGAAATGCTGAGCCAGACACCTATATCCGCATTCTTTCAGAAAAAGAGAGAACCCTGACAGAACTGAGTATGATTGAAACCGAGTTGACGAACGTGCTGGGGCATGACATTTCTTTTGAGGTAGAAAACCGGATTCAGGAAAAGATAGACAACGATGCTATGCTGAACGGATACAAACTGATAATTGGGGCGCTGTGTGTGCTGTTGGCTTTCATAGGGATTGCTAACGTATTTTCCAACACGCTGGGATTTATCCGGCAAAGGAAAAGAGAATTTGCGAGATATATGTCCATTGGCATGACGCCAGAAGGTATGCGAAAAATGTTTTGGATCGAAGCCCTCGTTATAGCGGGCCGCCCCGTACTGATCACGCTGCCGATTACGGCTGTGTTTGTGTGGTTGATGATAACGGCAAGCTACCTGAATCCAATGGAATTTTTGACAGTGGCTCCCATCGTTCCCATCCTACTTTTTATCGTGGCACTTTTTGGCTTTGTCGCACTGGCCTATTACCTGGGCGGCAAGAAAATTCTGAAATGCGATCTGGTAGAAGCACTGCGAACTGATTATATGGGATAATACTATCGTTCAGACAAGTTGCTTCATCCACAACACAAAAGCCCCATCCCTCAAAATAGAGAGATGGGGCAAACTATTTACGCTGCAATCTCCGGGATTTCCCCGACAAAGTTATAAACAATCCTGACTTCCTGCACCTTCTGGCCATCCACCTTCTTGACCTCGCCGATCAGAATCCGGCTGATGAGCCGGTTCAGCACTGCCTCGTCCAGTTCCTCAATGGCGGAATAGCGCCGGATTTCTTTGATAAAGGTACGGACTTCGCTCTCCTGAGCATCCGCCCGACTCTGCATCATTGCCAGGTCATGCAGGCGTTTCTGGTTCGATTCCTGCTCCTGTTCCAGCGCCGCCGTCAGCTTCACAAACCGCTGTTCAGTCAGGATGCCCTTTGTCTTGTCGGTGTACAGGCTCAGGAACATCCCGTCAATTTCCTGATTCCGGGCTTCCAGCCGCTGGCGTTCCTTCTCGGTCTGGGAAGCGTCCACCAGATACCGGCGCTCCATCCGGCTGCTGAGCCGCTGGTAGAACGCATCGGCGTCCTTCATGGCCTGCGCCGCCAGTTCCTGAATGTCTTTCAGCACCAGATTGTATAAATCTCTGGCCTCGATCTTGTGGCTGGAGCAGACCTTGCATCCCATGCGGTTATAAGTCTGGCAGATATAGTACGCCTTGTCAATCGGTTCCCGCATCTCCCCGGTGAAGCGGTTCTTGCCGGTTCTGCCGACCTTTTCATACCGTACCTGCATAGATTTCCCACAGGTGGCGCAGTAGACAAGCCCGTGGAACAGGTTATAGAAGGGGCAGGCGTTGCCTTTCATAATGGTTGGCCTGCGGTCAATGATTTCCTGCACCTGTTCCCATTCCTCCGGCGTCACAATCGCCTCATGGCAGCCCTCAATCACTTCCCACTGGTCACGGGGAATAATATCATAGGTGTTGGAGCGGATGCCTTTCTGGTGTGTCCGGCAGACAAGATGTGCGCCCTTATAGAATGGATTTCTCAGGATATGGCTGATCCTTGCGCTCCCCCATGAATAGTAGTTCAAATCACATTCTGTATTGCTTTTTACTCTGGTAATGGGGATTTTATCATCCATGAGCTGCTTTGCGATCCGCATACAGCCCCAGCCGTCCAGTGCCATATCATAGATGTTTCGGATAACCGGCGCTGTCTCCGGGTCAAGGATAAGATGCCCTTTGTCCTCCGGGTCACGCATCAGGCCAAGC encodes the following:
- a CDS encoding ABC transporter permease — protein: MWKDYSIGFIKKNRASSVSVLVAAFISALFLSLLCGLFYNFWNYEIESVVLEEGNWQGRISGALEEDELSEIENFANVKTVAINEDLSDEQTLVVDICFDDMRAVYQDMPLIAQQLGVPETSVSYHESLLSSYFINDPQNSNPPLLMAFYLFVLLLVSVSLILIIHNSFAVSMNARVHQFGIFSSIGATPGQIRTCLLQEAAMLCVLPILLGSFVGIALTFGAIQAVNILADGIVGRHEAAFTYHPLVFAVTILTSFLTVLISAWLPARKLSKITPLEAIKNTGELQLKRRKKSRILALLFGTEGELAGNALKAQKKSLRTATLSLTLSFLGFALMLSFFTLSGISTNHTYFERYQDAWDVMATLEDTKIEDFSHTEEIHALTDTDSVIYQKATAVCSVPTDAVSEEVKSLGGLETIAGSNVSMVDGIYTIQAPIVIMDDNSFAMYCEQIGVSSAENGSIVLNRIWDNINSNFRYKEYVPFLSENQDTMTLQNLEDAAASVEIPVLGFTQEPPVLREEYDSYALVQFVSLSTWKQIGGTIGNAEPDTYIRILSEKERTLTELSMIETELTNVLGHDISFEVENRIQEKIDNDAMLNGYKLIIGALCVLLAFIGIANVFSNTLGFIRQRKREFARYMSIGMTPEGMRKMFWIEALVIAGRPVLITLPITAVFVWLMITASYLNPMEFLTVAPIVPILLFIVALFGFVALAYYLGGKKILKCDLVEALRTDYMG
- a CDS encoding sensor histidine kinase, producing the protein MSEKWKQKTLLIFPFAVLAAGMILTAAFFLHTYRQIAFEHTSALCETILENSPEAEPQLLAALKDYYSLTEQELRDNDYLEKYGYRADDFCYDFPLDTVLFSIIFFLVTACAFGAGIFLSRRKNRKRIDDLTEYLEQINIGAGGTLIQTKEDEYSHLQDEIYKTVTMLYQTRETAVAAKKNFAENLANIAHQLKTPITAAFLSLQLMEKEIPGAHTEQVKQQLKRLNRLEESLLMLSKIDAGTLPLKREKVDLYTVLNLAADNLNDLLRKNCITVDIPENGCIEFWGDLEWTMEALINLIKNCMEHSKPDGVVHCDYSGNPLYVEIRVWDDGAGFDTEDLPYLFDRFYRGRCAVGDGIGIGLALTRSIFELQNGTITACNLQNGGACFEIRIYSH
- a CDS encoding ABC transporter ATP-binding protein — encoded protein: MEILKCENVRKVYGSGNNQVVALDHIDLSVQKGEFVAIVGASGSGKSTLLHILGSVDKPTEGKVLIEGTELSAMNRTQAAIFRRRKVGLVYQFYNLIPTLTVRKNILMPLLLDKRKPNKEYFEQIVHSLGIEDKLEALPSQLSGGQQQRVAIARSLIYRPALLLADEPTGNLDRKNGDEIIDLLKLSNRNLEQTILLITHDEKIALEADRIITIEDGKIISDQKRR
- a CDS encoding recombinase family protein — encoded protein: MSRKKQVYEKITALYCRISLDDGGDNESMSISNQKIMLRDFAEKHGMFQYEYYVDDGYTGRNFNRPAFQRMIADIEAGKIGCVITKDLSRLGRNYIEAGSYIEIFFPKHNVRYIAITDGVDSLTRQEMDITPFKNILNDMYSRDISKKVLAGRMTRSRQGKFCGGQPPLGLMRDPEDKGHLILDPETAPVIRNIYDMALDGWGCMRIAKQLMDDKIPITRVKSNTECDLNYYSWGSARISHILRNPFYKGAHLVCRTHQKGIRSNTYDIIPRDQWEVIEGCHEAIVTPEEWEQVQEIIDRRPTIMKGNACPFYNLFHGLVYCATCGKSMQVRYEKVGRTGKNRFTGEMREPIDKAYYICQTYNRMGCKVCSSHKIEARDLYNLVLKDIQELAAQAMKDADAFYQRLSSRMERRYLVDASQTEKERQRLEARNQEIDGMFLSLYTDKTKGILTEQRFVKLTAALEQEQESNQKRLHDLAMMQSRADAQESEVRTFIKEIRRYSAIEELDEAVLNRLISRILIGEVKKVDGQKVQEVRIVYNFVGEIPEIAA
- a CDS encoding response regulator transcription factor, translating into MIEVYYAEDDEMIGKSVKEYLEQQNCKVSVFDRIADAKKALIGHLPTIVLLDWNMPDGQGNELCLWIRERWKTLPIIYLTVRGDSHDIVTGFQNGADDYVVKPFDLVVLYSRILALLRRTEGVTHTKLFCDDLILDKEKTAVYNGQKEIVVSQPEYRILLILMENKGKTITRNQLLEQVWDRSGNYVNDNTLTVTMKRLREKLNHPACLKTIRSFGYRMEDTQ
- a CDS encoding helix-turn-helix domain-containing protein, with translation MDYMTLKEASKIWGVTPRWINYYCSAGRIPGAEKMGTIWLIPKNATKPLDGRRKSARQSGGEHHD
- a CDS encoding Maff2 family mobile element protein; translation: MDFFNSAVDVLQTLVIALGAGLGIWGGINLMEGYGNDNPGANAHVR